One segment of Clostridium ljungdahlii DSM 13528 DNA contains the following:
- a CDS encoding DUF4406 domain-containing protein yields MGVNKFNSEGYYDPTPYVAITNVIKGLKTEKNSVFKPLVYICSPYLGNIEINVKKARTFCRFALEMNCIPLAPHLLFPQFMNDDIPQERELAMFMNMVLLGKCNELWVFGNTISNGMAQEIEKAKKRRQLIRYFNEKLQEVGSL; encoded by the coding sequence ATGGGGGTTAATAAATTTAATTCCGAAGGCTATTATGACCCAACTCCTTATGTTGCAATTACAAATGTTATCAAAGGTTTAAAGACAGAAAAAAACTCTGTTTTTAAGCCCCTTGTATATATTTGCTCTCCGTATTTAGGAAATATTGAAATTAATGTAAAAAAGGCACGTACTTTCTGTAGGTTTGCATTGGAGATGAATTGTATCCCACTTGCTCCACATTTGCTTTTTCCTCAGTTTATGAATGACGACATTCCACAGGAGAGGGAATTAGCTATGTTCATGAATATGGTTTTACTTGGCAAATGTAATGAACTATGGGTATTTGGAAATACCATATCAAATGGAATGGCACAGGAAATAGAAAAGGCAAAGAAACGCAGACAGTTAATTAGATATTTCAATGAGAAGTTGCAGGAGGTAGGAAGTTTATGA
- a CDS encoding virulence-associated E family protein: MKIAVGNSRMDKKWKNTDISWKNFCSRVKTTQKTTETIEEYRKLKRGQQDDIKDVGGFVGGHLKEGRRKKNHVLCRSILTLDMDYATADIWDQIIMLFDFKCCMYSTHKHTSENPRLRLIIPLAREISEEEYAAVARMVAKEIGIDLFDDTTYEAERLMYWPSTSSNGVFVYKENDGALLDPDLYLAKYDNWQDTTTWPVSSRQSEIIKRSLKEQADPLLKEGVIGTFCRTYSIRDVIEKFLNDVYALSTIEGRYDYIPADSCAGVIIYDNKFAYSHHATDPASGLLLNAFDLVRIHKFGSLDDKSAVNTVASKLPSYMAMCDFATKDTEVKAEFAKERQAQAEEEFSEDDWQTALELDKQGKVKGTLDNIVLILRNDDGLKSLAFNCHRDGIDAKGGLPWKQIKYGWNDSDNSSLKVYLSSKYGIYAPTKTKDAVLAVAAERAYHPIKEYLDNLPKWDGVARVENLLIDYFGAADSTYTKAVIRKTMVAAVARIYQPGTKFDSVLILNGPQGIGKSTFFAKLAGEWFSDSLTITDMKDKAGPEKLQGYWMLELGELAGMRKTDVEIVKSFISRVDDKYRASYGVNVENHPRQCIIVGSTNAENGFLRDISGNRRFWPVRISGNSTKKSWQITTEEVQQILAEAIFLYKQGEKLYLEGDDAILASGEQADAMETDEREGLVRTYLDILLPEDWGTMSLYERRNFLGGSEFGGGTRVGTIKRNLVCNMEIWCECFGKDASSMKTADSYTIGAIMRKISDWSKYCGNKNGTSNFPIYGKQRAYSRVKER, encoded by the coding sequence ATGAAAATTGCAGTTGGTAATAGCCGTATGGATAAAAAGTGGAAAAACACAGATATTTCATGGAAGAATTTTTGCTCCCGTGTAAAGACCACGCAAAAAACAACAGAAACCATAGAAGAATACCGCAAACTAAAAAGAGGACAACAAGATGATATTAAAGATGTAGGTGGTTTTGTTGGAGGGCATTTAAAAGAGGGGAGACGTAAGAAAAATCATGTACTTTGCCGTTCTATTTTAACATTAGATATGGATTATGCAACAGCAGATATATGGGATCAAATTATAATGCTTTTTGATTTTAAATGCTGTATGTATTCAACCCATAAACATACATCTGAAAATCCAAGACTTCGTTTAATCATTCCTCTTGCTCGTGAAATTAGTGAAGAAGAGTATGCAGCTGTTGCTCGTATGGTGGCAAAAGAAATAGGCATTGACCTTTTTGATGATACAACCTATGAGGCAGAACGTCTTATGTACTGGCCTTCCACATCTTCAAATGGTGTATTTGTATATAAAGAAAATGATGGAGCATTACTTGATCCAGATTTATATCTTGCCAAATATGATAATTGGCAAGATACCACTACTTGGCCAGTATCTTCACGTCAATCTGAAATTATTAAAAGAAGTTTAAAAGAACAAGCAGATCCTCTTTTAAAGGAAGGTGTTATAGGAACGTTCTGCCGTACTTATTCAATTCGTGATGTAATTGAAAAATTCTTAAATGATGTTTATGCACTATCTACAATTGAAGGCCGCTATGATTATATTCCTGCTGATAGCTGTGCAGGTGTAATTATTTATGATAATAAATTTGCGTATAGCCATCATGCTACAGATCCGGCAAGTGGTTTGCTTCTAAATGCATTTGACCTTGTACGTATCCATAAATTTGGTTCTCTCGATGATAAGTCGGCTGTAAATACAGTTGCAAGTAAACTACCGTCTTATATGGCAATGTGTGATTTTGCAACTAAGGATACTGAAGTAAAAGCAGAATTTGCAAAAGAAAGACAAGCACAGGCGGAAGAGGAATTTTCAGAGGATGATTGGCAGACTGCTCTAGAACTTGATAAGCAAGGTAAAGTAAAGGGCACTCTTGATAATATTGTGCTGATTTTGCGTAATGATGACGGGTTAAAGTCACTTGCTTTTAACTGCCATCGTGATGGTATAGATGCCAAAGGTGGTTTACCTTGGAAGCAAATTAAGTACGGTTGGAATGATTCAGATAACTCATCTTTAAAGGTGTATCTAAGTAGTAAATATGGAATTTATGCTCCTACTAAAACAAAAGATGCTGTGTTGGCAGTTGCTGCGGAAAGAGCTTATCATCCTATCAAGGAGTATCTTGATAATTTGCCTAAATGGGATGGTGTGGCACGTGTAGAAAATCTTCTGATAGATTATTTTGGTGCAGCCGACAGCACATATACAAAAGCAGTGATTAGAAAAACAATGGTGGCGGCAGTTGCACGCATATATCAACCGGGAACAAAATTTGATAGTGTACTTATATTAAATGGGCCACAAGGTATAGGTAAATCTACATTTTTTGCAAAATTGGCTGGAGAATGGTTTTCAGATAGCTTAACCATTACAGATATGAAAGATAAGGCAGGCCCAGAAAAGTTGCAGGGATATTGGATGCTTGAGCTTGGTGAACTTGCTGGAATGCGTAAGACAGATGTTGAAATTGTTAAATCTTTTATTTCAAGAGTAGATGATAAATATAGGGCAAGCTATGGAGTAAATGTAGAAAACCACCCAAGACAGTGCATTATTGTTGGTTCTACTAATGCAGAGAATGGATTTTTACGAGATATTTCAGGCAACCGAAGATTTTGGCCAGTTCGTATCAGTGGCAATTCTACTAAAAAATCATGGCAAATTACTACTGAAGAAGTGCAGCAGATTTTGGCAGAGGCTATTTTTCTGTATAAACAAGGTGAAAAACTCTACCTAGAAGGCGATGATGCTATTCTTGCCAGTGGTGAACAAGCTGATGCCATGGAAACTGACGAGCGTGAAGGCTTGGTGCGTACTTATCTTGATATTCTTTTGCCAGAGGATTGGGGCACAATGTCTTTATATGAACGTAGAAATTTCCTTGGAGGCAGCGAATTTGGTGGTGGCACCCGTGTAGGTACTATAAAACGAAACCTTGTCTGCAACATGGAAATTTGGTGTGAGTGTTTTGGCAAAGATGCATCTTCTATGAAAACAGCAGATTCTTATACTATTGGAGCCATTATGAGAAAAATCAGTGATTGGAGCAAGTACTGTGGAAACAAAAACGGAACAAGCAATTTCCCTATCTATGGAAAGCAACGTGCTTATTCCAGAGTAAAGGAACGTTAG
- a CDS encoding VRR-NUC domain-containing protein, producing MLEKYIENKLVTAVKKMGGICPKFVSPGFDGVPDRLVFLPHGKFAFVELKAKGKKMRPLQVNRKMQLEQLGFLVYCIDDASKIGGILNEIQSS from the coding sequence ATGCTTGAAAAATATATTGAAAATAAACTTGTAACAGCAGTTAAAAAGATGGGTGGCATTTGTCCTAAGTTTGTATCTCCTGGATTTGATGGGGTGCCAGATCGACTAGTGTTTTTACCACATGGTAAGTTCGCCTTTGTTGAATTAAAGGCAAAAGGTAAGAAAATGAGACCACTGCAAGTAAATAGAAAAATGCAGTTGGAGCAGTTAGGCTTTTTGGTTTATTGCATAGATGATGCAAGTAAGATTGGGGGAATTTTAAATGAAATACAATCCTCATGA
- a CDS encoding DEAD/DEAH box helicase, which yields MKYNPHDYQNFVTKFILANPISAVLLDMGLGKSVITLTAMFDLCLDSFEISKVLVIAPLRVARDTWPLEIKKWDHLKGLTYSVAVGSEAQRKSALMQKVNIYLINRENVDWLINESGIPFDYDMVVIDELSSFKSYSAKRFKSLLKVRPKVKRIVGLTGTPSSNGLMDLWAEFRLLDMGKRLGRFITHYRNNFFDPDKRNQQMVFSYKPKAGAEDAIYRLISDITISMKSTDYLKMPECVINEVIVTLSEKERKAYDGMKQDLVLSLKGEEIDAVNAAALSNKLCQMANGAVYGEDKRVFTIHDKKLDALEDLIESANGKPVLVAYWFNHDLERIKKRFKVREIKTSKDIKNWNNGEIEVAVIHPASAGHGLNLQAGGSTLIWFGLTWSLELYQQTNARLWRQGQNETVVIHHIITKGTIDEDIMRALRRKEKVQSDLIAAVKAKLKEGKTYE from the coding sequence ATGAAATACAATCCTCATGACTATCAAAACTTTGTAACTAAATTCATTTTAGCAAATCCAATATCAGCGGTATTACTGGATATGGGTCTTGGAAAAAGTGTAATTACATTAACGGCAATGTTTGATCTTTGCCTTGACAGCTTTGAAATTTCAAAAGTTTTAGTTATTGCACCACTTAGAGTTGCTAGAGATACATGGCCTTTAGAAATAAAAAAATGGGATCATCTTAAAGGACTTACTTATTCAGTAGCTGTAGGGAGTGAAGCACAAAGAAAATCAGCACTTATGCAAAAGGTAAATATTTATCTTATCAATCGTGAAAATGTGGATTGGCTGATAAATGAGAGTGGCATTCCATTTGACTATGATATGGTGGTAATTGATGAGTTGTCATCCTTTAAATCTTATAGTGCTAAGAGATTTAAAAGCCTATTAAAAGTAAGACCTAAAGTAAAACGTATTGTGGGACTTACAGGAACTCCAAGCAGTAACGGTTTGATGGATTTATGGGCAGAGTTTAGGCTTCTTGATATGGGCAAAAGACTAGGAAGGTTTATTACTCATTATCGTAATAACTTCTTTGATCCGGATAAAAGAAATCAGCAGATGGTATTTAGTTATAAACCAAAAGCTGGTGCAGAAGATGCAATTTATCGCCTTATATCGGATATTACCATTTCTATGAAAAGCACAGATTATTTGAAAATGCCAGAATGTGTTATAAATGAGGTTATTGTAACTCTTTCAGAAAAAGAACGTAAAGCTTATGATGGCATGAAACAAGATTTGGTTTTATCCCTCAAAGGTGAAGAAATAGATGCAGTAAATGCTGCAGCGTTATCAAATAAACTTTGTCAGATGGCAAATGGTGCTGTGTATGGTGAGGACAAGCGAGTGTTTACGATACATGATAAAAAACTTGATGCACTAGAAGATTTAATTGAATCAGCAAATGGAAAGCCAGTGCTTGTGGCTTATTGGTTCAATCATGATTTAGAAAGAATTAAAAAGAGGTTTAAGGTTCGTGAAATAAAAACTTCAAAAGATATTAAGAATTGGAATAATGGTGAAATAGAAGTAGCAGTAATTCACCCTGCATCAGCAGGACATGGACTAAACCTTCAAGCAGGAGGTTCAACTCTTATATGGTTTGGGCTTACTTGGAGTTTAGAACTCTATCAGCAAACCAATGCAAGATTGTGGAGACAAGGACAAAATGAAACAGTTGTTATCCACCATATTATTACTAAAGGGACTATTGATGAGGACATAATGAGAGCTTTAAGACGAAAAGAAAAAGTACAATCAGATTTAATAGCTGCAGTAAAGGCTAAGTTAAAGGAGGGCAAAACTTATGAATAA
- a CDS encoding HNH endonuclease has product MPRKPAKPCSYPGCPELTSERYCNKHQKEIESKYNKTSRPFKKLYNSRWRKLRKQFLKEHPLCEECKREGIVTAAEVVDHVIPHKGNEKLFWDESNWQSLCKHHHDVKTAKEDGRFGNKNEVYSY; this is encoded by the coding sequence TTGCCAAGAAAACCAGCTAAACCTTGTAGTTATCCAGGATGTCCTGAACTTACAAGCGAAAGGTACTGCAACAAACATCAAAAAGAAATAGAAAGTAAGTACAACAAGACAAGCAGACCTTTTAAGAAACTTTACAACAGCAGATGGAGAAAGCTTAGAAAACAATTTTTAAAAGAACACCCTCTTTGTGAAGAATGTAAAAGAGAAGGAATAGTTACTGCCGCAGAAGTAGTTGATCATGTTATACCCCACAAAGGTAATGAGAAACTTTTCTGGGATGAGAGCAACTGGCAATCTTTATGTAAGCATCATCATGATGTTAAGACTGCAAAGGAAGATGGTAGGTTTGGAAACAAGAATGAAGTTTATTCTTATTAA
- a CDS encoding site-specific DNA-methyltransferase, with protein sequence MEIQKVSVEKLNPAKYNPRKDLKPGDPEYEKLKRSIETFGYVEPVIWNKKTGNIVGGHQRFKVLKQEGAKEIECVVVDISSDEEKALNVALNKVSGEWDMPKLADILDELDKSMFDISLTGFDAAEIEDLFSKVHDKDVSDDNFDADKALEEIEEPITRAGDLWILGKHRLICGDSTKTSDVEKLMNGKKANLCVTDPPYNVNYSAGKENERVIKNDSMDDKSFHEFLLSAFKNIYSVLDDGAGAYIFHADTEGLNFRKAFKEAGFHLSSVCVWVKQSLVLGRSDYQFQHEPVLYGWKPTGKHRWYSDRKQTTVWNFDRPSKSPDHPTMKPVPLIAYPIKNSSMTNCIVFEPFAGSGSTLIACEQTDRICYAIELDEKYCDVIVKRYIEAAGDEGVFLIRDGKKIDYKNVLKVE encoded by the coding sequence TTGGAGATTCAAAAGGTATCTGTTGAAAAACTTAATCCAGCTAAATATAATCCAAGAAAAGATTTAAAGCCGGGAGATCCTGAATATGAAAAGCTTAAAAGATCAATTGAAACCTTTGGATATGTAGAACCTGTAATTTGGAATAAGAAAACAGGAAATATTGTGGGAGGACATCAAAGATTTAAAGTTTTAAAGCAGGAAGGTGCGAAGGAAATTGAATGCGTAGTCGTTGATATAAGTTCAGATGAGGAAAAGGCATTGAATGTAGCTCTTAATAAAGTAAGTGGAGAATGGGATATGCCAAAGTTAGCTGATATTTTAGATGAACTTGATAAATCTATGTTTGATATCTCTCTTACAGGATTTGATGCCGCAGAGATAGAAGATTTATTTTCTAAAGTTCATGATAAAGATGTTAGTGATGATAACTTTGATGCAGATAAAGCTCTTGAAGAAATAGAAGAACCTATAACAAGAGCAGGTGATCTGTGGATATTAGGAAAACACAGGTTAATATGTGGTGACAGCACTAAAACTTCTGATGTTGAAAAGCTTATGAATGGAAAGAAAGCTAATCTATGCGTTACCGATCCACCTTACAACGTTAATTATTCAGCAGGAAAAGAAAATGAGAGAGTTATTAAAAATGACAGCATGGATGATAAGAGTTTTCATGAATTTTTATTGTCTGCTTTTAAAAATATCTATTCAGTATTGGATGATGGTGCAGGAGCGTATATTTTCCATGCAGATACAGAAGGATTGAACTTTAGAAAGGCTTTTAAAGAAGCTGGCTTTCATCTTTCAAGTGTATGTGTTTGGGTAAAGCAGTCATTGGTTTTAGGAAGAAGTGATTATCAATTCCAGCATGAGCCTGTACTTTATGGATGGAAACCAACGGGGAAGCATAGATGGTATTCAGATAGAAAACAGACTACTGTGTGGAATTTTGATAGACCGAGCAAAAGTCCGGATCATCCAACAATGAAGCCAGTACCATTAATAGCATATCCAATTAAGAATAGCAGCATGACAAACTGTATAGTATTCGAGCCTTTTGCAGGGAGTGGTTCTACTTTAATTGCCTGTGAACAAACAGACAGGATATGTTATGCAATAGAGCTTGATGAAAAATATTGTGATGTTATTGTTAAAAGATATATAGAAGCTGCTGGAGATGAGGGAGTTTTTCTAATTAGAGATGGCAAAAAGATAGATTATAAAAATGTACTTAAAGTTGAATAA
- a CDS encoding phage terminase small subunit P27 family → MATRGRKPKPTALKVLEGNPGKRPLNINEPKPEKKAPKCPSWLEPEAKKEWRRMTKTLEKIGVLTKVDAAAFAGYCQAYARWKEAEEFLTKHGTIFKTPSGYIQQVPQVSIAQTYLKIMKDFCSEFGLTPSSRTRIRVGTETGKNDDPMEDILRMV, encoded by the coding sequence ATGGCGACAAGAGGAAGAAAACCAAAACCAACAGCTCTAAAAGTTCTTGAAGGAAATCCAGGAAAAAGGCCGTTAAATATAAATGAACCAAAACCCGAAAAGAAAGCTCCAAAATGTCCGTCATGGCTTGAACCAGAAGCTAAAAAAGAATGGAGAAGGATGACAAAGACATTAGAGAAAATAGGGGTACTTACAAAAGTAGATGCAGCTGCTTTTGCTGGATACTGCCAAGCTTATGCAAGGTGGAAGGAAGCAGAAGAATTTTTAACAAAACATGGTACTATTTTTAAAACACCATCAGGATATATTCAACAAGTGCCGCAGGTTTCTATTGCTCAAACCTATCTTAAAATTATGAAAGACTTTTGCTCTGAATTTGGATTAACACCATCATCTCGTACTAGGATTAGAGTAGGTACAGAAACAGGTAAAAATGATGATCCTATGGAAGATATTCTAAGGATGGTGTAA